Proteins encoded by one window of Akkermansia muciniphila ATCC BAA-835:
- a CDS encoding efflux RND transporter periplasmic adaptor subunit, producing the protein MDLTRLTGSISSPAVFLFLLSLFFAGCKKTEQVPHETPTLIYEHPVTMDIPVTGSWVGHLDGVDNASIVPQITGYLQTQNYANGAIVKKGEVLFRIDDSTFRDQVSKAKATLAQAQAQLQQLNYDAEIYRPLAAENAISKQKYEDTRLSALAAEAQVQQAAAALALAEKNLSYTVLYAPFDGIAGISRTNIGDLVSPESGPLAVVSSVNPIRVNFAVTQQEWIQQAGKNGNEGVQTGSKLDITLKDGTKYPEQATVVAIDRAFNPQTGTIRVQANLPNADYLLRPGMFIIATARLATVKNALTVPAKSLLSTQGRFFVIVLDGSNHPSIIPVQAGTQLGDRQQVIPLKPDSLTPQSKVVVDGLLQAEAASRNPAARLKAVPASNQ; encoded by the coding sequence ATGGACTTGACACGCCTGACGGGCTCTATCTCCAGCCCCGCCGTTTTCCTCTTCCTGCTTTCCCTCTTTTTTGCCGGGTGTAAAAAGACGGAACAGGTTCCGCATGAAACGCCCACGCTTATTTATGAACACCCCGTCACCATGGATATTCCGGTGACGGGCAGCTGGGTGGGCCACCTGGACGGCGTGGACAACGCCTCCATCGTCCCCCAGATTACGGGCTACCTTCAAACGCAGAATTACGCCAATGGCGCTATTGTGAAGAAGGGGGAAGTACTCTTCCGCATTGACGATTCCACGTTCAGGGACCAGGTATCCAAGGCCAAAGCCACCCTGGCCCAGGCACAGGCCCAGCTACAGCAGTTGAATTACGACGCGGAAATTTACAGGCCCCTGGCTGCGGAGAATGCCATTTCCAAGCAGAAATACGAGGATACGCGCCTGTCTGCTCTTGCCGCGGAAGCACAGGTGCAGCAGGCGGCGGCGGCCCTGGCCCTGGCTGAAAAAAATCTTTCCTATACGGTGCTGTACGCGCCTTTTGACGGAATAGCCGGCATCTCCAGGACAAACATCGGCGACCTGGTCAGCCCGGAAAGCGGCCCGCTTGCCGTCGTCTCCTCCGTCAATCCCATCCGCGTCAATTTCGCCGTCACCCAGCAGGAATGGATTCAGCAGGCGGGGAAAAACGGGAATGAAGGCGTCCAGACGGGCAGCAAGCTGGACATTACGCTGAAAGACGGCACCAAATACCCGGAACAGGCCACGGTAGTTGCCATTGACCGGGCGTTCAATCCCCAGACAGGCACCATCCGCGTACAGGCCAACCTTCCCAATGCGGACTATCTGCTGCGCCCCGGCATGTTCATCATCGCCACGGCCCGGCTGGCCACCGTCAAAAACGCGCTGACCGTTCCGGCAAAATCCCTTCTTTCGACACAGGGGCGCTTTTTCGTGATTGTTCTGGACGGGAGCAACCACCCTTCCATCATCCCCGTACAGGCCGGGACGCAGCTTGGAGACCGGCAGCAGGTTATTCCTCTGAAACCGGATTCCCTCACCCCCCAAAGCAAAGTGGTCGTGGACGGTCTTCTCCAGGCGGAAGCAGCCTCCAGAAATCCGGCCGCCCGCCTGAAAGCGGTACCCGCCAGCAACCAATAA
- a CDS encoding efflux RND transporter permease subunit, which yields MADFFIKRPILSICLSVIIVLLGAFSILRLPISEYPDIIPPSIQVTATYPGADCETVVKSIASPIEQQMSGVDGMSYMTSVNTNNGQMSMMILFEIGTEANMDQVLSYLRYGQATSQLPSEVSALGVSLRKTSGLPALVVSLYSPQGTYDGLWLANYAYINMVDAIKRVPGVGDVQVFGAGRYAMRIWLNPEKMAALNITARDVMLAVQAQNAVNPAGKIGAQPAPPDQQLSFTVKAPGRLTSVKEFENIVVRGQDSSIVRVGDIARVELGSETYSLSSSVNGMPAASIGIYEAPGGNAIQLVDNIKDLLKDTDMPPGMDYLVSLDSTLAVRAGIEDIVSTLVIALGLVVLVVFIFLQGWRGTLIPAFAVPVSIVGAFIAFPLFGFSINTICLMGLVLAIGLVVDDAIVVVEAVKNHISNGEKPLQATIAAMKEVSGPIVSTALVISCVFIPTLLLPGVTGKLFEQFAVTIGMSIIISAFCALSLSPTLSAGLLRGGKADSIPLLGPFFKLFNKGFNKARDWYVEICARLIRHMWLSILLLAAMTALLFPLAKLIPSGFLPNEDQGYLFGGVELPDNTSLNVTADTAARIEKIIREDPGVDVVTTVNGFNLISSVQSSSNSFFFISLKPWSERTAPGMTADGIAARLKSRLNAEISSGVAYVVPPPPLPGVGTSGDVTFLLEDRQGIGEKFLAANTSKFIEAAEKRPEIADISNFMSPSNLQYNLNVNTEQATLQNMDVDEIYATIQAYMGSTFLNNFNIYGQEWQVYMQADAPYRDSIDKLSMFYVRNNEGDPVPLDSVINVTHGWAPEFLIRQNMFNSSQLNVTPAPGYSSGQVMNALEEVFAQTMPSGMGYDYSGMSYQEKQAQKGITIGMIFAASAVFVFLILASLYESWSLPVAVFMTAPIAILGAFLALWITGLDLNIYSEIGLIVLIALAAKNAILIVEFAVLELRQGTDLLTATLDAARIRLRPILMTSIAFIMGCLPLAVATGAGAAARQVVGIGVIGGMMTAVFIGVFFIPSFFYLIAKLARLDKKAARKLQETEQGTPTPAKQAE from the coding sequence ATGGCTGATTTCTTCATCAAGCGCCCCATCCTTTCCATCTGCCTCTCCGTCATCATTGTCCTCCTGGGGGCCTTTTCCATTCTGCGCCTGCCCATCTCCGAGTACCCGGACATCATCCCCCCCTCCATCCAGGTGACGGCCACTTATCCCGGAGCGGACTGTGAAACGGTGGTCAAGTCTATCGCATCCCCCATCGAACAGCAAATGTCCGGCGTGGACGGCATGTCCTACATGACTTCCGTCAACACCAACAACGGGCAAATGAGCATGATGATCCTTTTTGAAATCGGCACGGAAGCCAACATGGACCAGGTACTTTCTTATCTGCGCTACGGGCAGGCCACCTCCCAGCTGCCGTCGGAAGTCAGCGCGCTGGGAGTCTCCCTGCGCAAGACAAGCGGTCTGCCCGCCCTGGTCGTCAGCCTGTATTCTCCCCAGGGGACTTATGACGGCCTCTGGCTGGCCAATTACGCCTATATCAATATGGTGGACGCCATCAAGCGCGTGCCCGGAGTAGGAGACGTGCAGGTGTTCGGGGCAGGCCGCTACGCCATGCGCATCTGGCTGAACCCGGAAAAGATGGCCGCTCTGAATATTACGGCCAGGGACGTGATGCTGGCCGTTCAGGCCCAGAACGCCGTGAATCCTGCGGGCAAGATAGGCGCACAGCCCGCTCCGCCGGACCAGCAGCTTTCCTTCACCGTGAAAGCTCCAGGCCGCCTGACGAGCGTGAAAGAATTCGAAAATATCGTGGTACGCGGGCAGGACAGTTCCATCGTAAGAGTGGGAGATATCGCCCGCGTGGAACTGGGCTCGGAAACCTACAGCCTCAGTTCTTCCGTAAACGGCATGCCCGCCGCTTCCATCGGCATTTACGAGGCGCCCGGAGGAAATGCCATCCAGCTGGTGGACAATATCAAAGACCTGCTGAAGGATACGGATATGCCTCCCGGCATGGATTACCTCGTTTCCCTGGATTCCACGCTGGCCGTCCGCGCCGGGATTGAAGATATCGTCAGCACGCTGGTGATTGCCCTGGGCCTGGTGGTGCTGGTGGTTTTCATTTTCCTCCAGGGCTGGCGCGGTACGCTGATTCCGGCCTTTGCCGTTCCGGTGTCTATCGTGGGCGCCTTCATCGCCTTTCCATTATTCGGTTTTTCCATCAATACCATCTGCCTGATGGGGCTGGTGCTGGCCATCGGCCTGGTCGTGGACGACGCCATTGTGGTGGTGGAAGCAGTAAAGAACCATATTTCCAATGGAGAAAAGCCCCTCCAGGCCACCATTGCGGCCATGAAGGAAGTATCCGGCCCCATCGTCAGCACGGCGCTGGTGATTTCCTGCGTCTTTATCCCCACGCTGCTGTTGCCCGGCGTCACAGGCAAACTGTTCGAACAGTTCGCCGTGACCATCGGCATGTCCATCATCATTTCCGCCTTCTGCGCCCTGTCCCTCAGCCCCACCCTGTCCGCCGGGCTGCTGAGAGGGGGGAAAGCTGACTCCATTCCCCTGCTGGGGCCCTTTTTCAAATTGTTCAACAAGGGTTTCAACAAGGCGCGCGACTGGTACGTGGAAATCTGCGCCAGGCTTATCCGGCACATGTGGCTGTCCATCCTGCTGCTGGCCGCTATGACCGCCCTTCTCTTTCCCCTGGCCAAACTTATTCCCAGCGGATTCCTTCCCAATGAAGACCAGGGCTACCTGTTCGGCGGCGTGGAACTGCCGGATAATACATCCCTGAACGTCACGGCAGACACCGCCGCGCGGATTGAGAAAATCATCAGGGAGGATCCGGGCGTGGACGTAGTGACTACCGTCAACGGCTTCAACCTCATCAGCTCCGTCCAAAGCTCATCCAACTCCTTCTTCTTCATTTCCCTGAAACCGTGGTCCGAACGGACTGCTCCGGGCATGACGGCGGACGGCATCGCCGCACGCCTGAAAAGCAGGCTGAACGCGGAAATTTCCTCCGGCGTGGCGTATGTGGTTCCGCCGCCGCCCCTGCCTGGCGTAGGAACGTCCGGGGATGTCACATTCCTGCTGGAGGACCGCCAGGGAATCGGGGAAAAATTCCTGGCCGCCAACACGTCCAAATTCATCGAGGCAGCGGAAAAGAGGCCGGAAATAGCGGACATCAGCAATTTCATGTCTCCCTCCAACCTTCAGTACAACCTGAATGTAAACACGGAGCAGGCCACTCTCCAGAATATGGACGTGGATGAAATTTACGCCACCATCCAGGCATACATGGGAAGCACCTTCCTGAACAATTTCAATATTTACGGGCAGGAATGGCAGGTGTACATGCAGGCGGACGCACCGTACCGGGACAGCATCGACAAGCTTTCCATGTTCTATGTGCGCAACAATGAAGGAGACCCGGTTCCCCTGGATTCCGTAATCAACGTTACGCACGGCTGGGCCCCGGAATTCCTGATCCGCCAGAATATGTTCAACAGTTCCCAGCTCAACGTCACCCCGGCTCCGGGCTATTCCTCCGGCCAGGTCATGAACGCCCTGGAAGAAGTTTTTGCCCAGACCATGCCGTCCGGCATGGGATACGACTATTCCGGAATGAGCTACCAGGAAAAACAGGCGCAGAAAGGTATCACCATCGGCATGATCTTTGCGGCATCAGCCGTGTTTGTCTTTTTGATTCTGGCATCCCTGTATGAGAGCTGGTCCCTGCCCGTAGCCGTCTTCATGACCGCCCCCATTGCCATCCTGGGAGCATTTCTGGCCCTGTGGATAACCGGGCTGGACCTGAACATTTATTCGGAAATCGGCCTCATCGTCCTGATTGCTCTGGCGGCCAAAAATGCCATCCTCATCGTGGAATTCGCCGTGCTGGAACTCCGTCAGGGCACGGACCTGCTCACGGCCACCCTGGATGCGGCCAGAATCCGCCTGCGCCCCATCCTGATGACCAGCATCGCCTTTATCATGGGCTGCCTTCCTCTGGCCGTAGCCACGGGAGCGGGCGCAGCGGCGCGGCAGGTGGTAGGCATCGGGGTCATCGGCGGCATGATGACAGCCGTCTTCATCGGGGTATTTTTCATTCCTTCCTTCTTCTACCTGATTGCCAAACTTGCCAGGCTGGACAAAAAAGCGGCGCGGAAACTCCAGGAAACGGAACAGGGAACTCCCACCCCTGCGAAGCAGGCCGAATGA
- a CDS encoding SLC13 family permease has product MRHRTTDTPKGHRNYIIIACDVLLFLAMLKWLPVEPEVARGLAVLTFIGILWLTEALHVTVTSLLVPVLAMLMGILPGAKALSGFADPTIFLFFGGFALAGALHEQKIDTWLAGKILRMARGSLGMALILIFLATAFLSMWMSNTATAAMMLPLVIGLLDRIPAEKLKTTAPFAILGVAYSASIGGMGTLVGSPPNAIAAHELGMGFAEWFRIAMPIVLVFGVIVFCLMYLFFRPRLGMHVDMTPAEGGETEGRLNARQVRVLILFVLVAGSWMCSSFLSSALGGIPSMDTLIALSAAVLLPLCGVINWSGIAKNTDWGVLLLFGGGITLSSILVQTGAAGFLADQVSSLAMGQSPIVILLIISLFITSLTEFCSNTASAALVAPLMVTVASAMGMSATPLVLLVGIGASCAFMLPVSTPPNALAFATGKFPQMTMVKVGLLINVVLVFVKAFWAWIFWM; this is encoded by the coding sequence ATGCGCCACCGTACTACAGACACTCCCAAAGGGCACCGCAATTACATCATCATTGCGTGTGACGTGCTTCTTTTCCTGGCTATGCTCAAGTGGCTTCCCGTAGAGCCGGAGGTGGCCAGGGGTCTTGCTGTTCTTACCTTTATCGGCATCCTGTGGCTGACGGAAGCCCTGCACGTAACCGTAACCTCCCTGCTGGTGCCGGTGCTTGCCATGTTGATGGGGATTCTGCCGGGGGCGAAGGCCCTGTCCGGTTTTGCGGATCCTACCATTTTTCTGTTTTTCGGGGGCTTTGCCCTGGCCGGGGCTCTCCACGAACAGAAAATTGATACCTGGCTGGCGGGAAAAATCCTCCGAATGGCCCGCGGGAGTCTGGGGATGGCTCTGATTCTGATTTTCCTGGCTACGGCGTTTCTTTCCATGTGGATGTCCAATACGGCCACGGCGGCGATGATGCTTCCTCTGGTGATCGGCCTTCTGGACCGCATTCCGGCGGAAAAACTTAAGACGACGGCTCCTTTTGCTATTCTGGGTGTGGCGTACAGCGCCTCCATCGGCGGTATGGGGACGCTGGTGGGGTCTCCTCCCAATGCCATTGCGGCGCATGAACTCGGCATGGGGTTTGCGGAATGGTTCCGGATTGCCATGCCCATTGTCCTGGTGTTCGGAGTGATCGTTTTCTGCCTGATGTATCTTTTCTTCCGTCCGCGTCTGGGGATGCATGTGGATATGACGCCGGCGGAAGGGGGAGAAACGGAGGGCAGGTTGAATGCCAGGCAGGTGCGTGTCCTTATTCTCTTCGTGCTGGTGGCCGGGAGCTGGATGTGCAGCAGTTTCCTTTCCTCTGCTTTGGGCGGCATTCCGTCCATGGACACGCTCATCGCGCTGAGTGCTGCGGTGCTGCTGCCGCTGTGCGGGGTTATCAACTGGAGCGGCATCGCCAAAAATACGGACTGGGGCGTCCTGCTCCTGTTTGGGGGAGGCATCACGCTCAGCAGCATTCTCGTCCAGACGGGGGCGGCGGGATTCCTGGCGGACCAGGTATCTTCTCTCGCCATGGGGCAGAGCCCCATCGTCATCCTGCTCATCATCAGCCTCTTCATTACGTCGCTGACGGAATTCTGTTCCAATACGGCCAGTGCGGCCCTGGTGGCCCCGCTGATGGTCACGGTAGCCTCCGCCATGGGCATGTCTGCTACGCCGCTGGTGCTTCTGGTAGGCATAGGCGCTTCCTGCGCCTTCATGCTCCCCGTTTCCACTCCTCCCAACGCCCTGGCCTTCGCGACGGGAAAATTCCCTCAGATGACCATGGTGAAGGTGGGGCTGCTGATTAATGTGGTGCTCGTTTTCGTGAAGGCTTTCTGGGCCTGGATATTCTGGATGTAG
- the thiD gene encoding bifunctional hydroxymethylpyrimidine kinase/phosphomethylpyrimidine kinase — MSIPVMMTIAGSDCSAGAGLQADLKAAHAMGAFALTAVTCVVSEAPGTVRGIQEVDPSLVADQVRINLEHFPVRAVKTGMLYSPAIVRAVHGVLDGADIPVVVDPVMIATAGDRLMREEAVAVYEELLLPGAALLTPNLDEAAVLLRSSVNPGRDELPEAAARLAVRYGCPVLLKGGHLEGDCRDVLSGPDGCLLGQWERPRVQDVSTHGTGCSLSAAVAARLAAGDGLVAAVERGLEFIASAIRNHLRWEQPVRVDALKLW, encoded by the coding sequence ATGAGTATTCCCGTAATGATGACGATTGCCGGTTCCGACTGCTCCGCGGGGGCCGGGCTCCAGGCTGACCTGAAAGCGGCCCATGCCATGGGGGCGTTTGCGCTTACGGCCGTCACCTGCGTCGTGTCCGAGGCGCCGGGGACTGTGCGCGGCATTCAGGAGGTGGACCCTTCGCTGGTGGCCGATCAGGTGCGCATCAATCTGGAACATTTTCCCGTGCGCGCCGTGAAGACGGGGATGCTGTATTCCCCGGCTATCGTCCGTGCGGTGCATGGGGTGCTGGACGGGGCGGATATTCCCGTCGTGGTGGACCCGGTCATGATCGCCACGGCGGGCGACCGCCTGATGCGGGAAGAAGCGGTGGCTGTTTATGAAGAGCTTTTGCTGCCGGGTGCGGCATTGCTTACGCCCAATCTGGATGAGGCTGCCGTATTGCTCCGCTCTTCCGTTAATCCGGGAAGGGACGAACTGCCGGAAGCCGCCGCGCGCCTCGCTGTCAGGTACGGATGCCCCGTTCTTCTGAAGGGCGGGCATCTGGAAGGGGACTGCCGGGACGTGCTGTCCGGCCCGGACGGCTGCCTGCTGGGGCAATGGGAGCGTCCGCGCGTACAGGATGTGAGTACTCACGGAACGGGCTGTTCCCTGTCCGCCGCCGTCGCGGCACGGCTGGCTGCCGGGGATGGACTGGTTGCGGCGGTGGAGCGCGGCCTGGAATTCATCGCTTCCGCAATCCGGAACCATCTGCGCTGGGAACAGCCGGTCCGGGTGGATGCGCTGAAATTGTGGTAA
- a CDS encoding tetratricopeptide repeat protein, which translates to MMKKVVSLCAASSAFFFLCGCDRAPSSGEKRAASSAEREKPSAVRKEAETWRERLDAAVAGSVREKENGSEHVKALNDVAALYAEGLQNGWVHPLDVRAWCDSVAEAGSGYSGETVIGAMFLYGTGIKRDAVAAREWFEYGLARPGTQRGNALYMLGMMYFKGDGADQDLNKALGLWHKAADEEHPAAMGLLGRAYMEGKMGVEKDAASGLALLEKAANGGNTPSSVYLGNIYAKGQGVERDMERAMKWYEQAASAGDAHSQYIVGLACLEGSGVPVDEGKAFSWLRLAAGQDHVNAMLMLSVCYSTGKGTPQNADMAEVWKKKALQLNAEREGSSAPQTQKR; encoded by the coding sequence ATGATGAAAAAAGTTGTCTCTTTATGTGCGGCTTCCTCCGCCTTCTTTTTTTTGTGCGGATGTGACCGCGCCCCTTCTTCCGGGGAAAAGCGGGCTGCTTCTTCTGCGGAACGGGAAAAGCCGTCTGCGGTGCGGAAAGAGGCGGAGACATGGAGGGAGCGTCTGGACGCTGCTGTTGCCGGCTCCGTCCGCGAGAAGGAAAATGGTAGCGAGCATGTGAAAGCCCTCAATGATGTGGCTGCCCTGTATGCGGAGGGATTGCAGAATGGCTGGGTTCATCCGCTGGATGTGCGGGCCTGGTGTGATTCCGTGGCGGAGGCCGGTTCCGGGTATTCCGGGGAAACGGTCATCGGCGCCATGTTCCTGTATGGGACGGGAATCAAGCGTGATGCCGTAGCGGCCAGGGAGTGGTTTGAGTACGGGCTTGCCCGCCCGGGGACCCAGCGGGGAAACGCTCTGTACATGTTGGGAATGATGTATTTCAAGGGGGATGGCGCGGATCAGGACCTGAATAAGGCGCTGGGGCTGTGGCACAAGGCAGCGGATGAGGAACATCCGGCAGCCATGGGGCTGCTGGGCCGGGCTTACATGGAGGGGAAGATGGGGGTTGAGAAGGATGCCGCTTCCGGCCTGGCGCTGCTGGAGAAGGCCGCCAACGGGGGGAATACGCCTTCGTCCGTCTATCTGGGGAACATTTATGCAAAGGGGCAGGGGGTGGAGCGGGATATGGAGCGTGCCATGAAGTGGTATGAACAGGCGGCTTCAGCCGGAGACGCCCATTCCCAGTATATTGTGGGACTGGCCTGTCTGGAAGGTTCCGGCGTGCCTGTGGATGAGGGCAAGGCGTTCAGCTGGCTCCGGCTGGCCGCCGGGCAGGACCACGTCAACGCCATGCTGATGCTTTCCGTCTGCTACAGCACAGGAAAAGGGACCCCTCAGAATGCGGATATGGCGGAAGTCTGGAAAAAGAAGGCGCTTCAACTGAATGCGGAACGCGAGGGAAGTTCTGCGCCGCAAACGCAAAAACGTTAA
- a CDS encoding Eco57I restriction-modification methylase domain-containing protein has translation MDNLQKRQAGHEVRLPGGFAFSLREEDACRAVTPSVLEGLLGRFLTDARRSGTVYTPGFLVRWMAREAVSSWLESRLPSPRSGDEEAGLLGSIRVLDLSVGAGAFTMGMLRELVARRKLLEPDCPEPDLIRAVLEENIYGVDVCAEALEVARFRFRCAWLAAGGKGDLRDRLLCGDSLDMSASGVWRQGLSTVMEEGGFDLVIGNPPFVGEKGNKELFDRLKCSSLASYCSSRMDYWYVFACVGLDALKRGGVMHLVVPNKWMSNAGAASLRRKLLEDCGLLRLSDFGACRVFESARVHTMTVLAEKKGEGGGRLVPEYRRFGGSLNDVESFLEHEPYRRFPLPEDAGACVREGLSFCSAAERHLLEKMDACRNFRLDAAKEMTQGIVPNPDVVSSRALENLAPETVRRYGIRRGDGVFVLPQGYFGLLPERERRFLKPLYEPVQAGRHALKAPEKVLLYLTPSNGAEQAVTLLRHLEKFRPLMEARRETRMGRMKYYHVHWPRQERFFRPGPKILAVRKCARPTFSYTEKEAYVMMAFNVIRSERVSMKYLAALFNSRLMQFWFLRRGKMQGDFFQMDTAPVLRAPIRVPGLSLLREVEGLADALAARYCPEGDERMNGLMEDIYGLSPQEREIIIQACSPMRAGRESLPE, from the coding sequence ATGGACAACTTGCAGAAACGGCAGGCAGGCCATGAGGTCCGGCTGCCGGGGGGATTCGCTTTTTCCTTGAGGGAAGAGGATGCCTGCCGGGCTGTTACTCCTTCCGTGCTGGAAGGATTGCTGGGGCGTTTCCTGACGGACGCCCGCCGTTCCGGGACGGTGTATACCCCCGGTTTTCTTGTTCGCTGGATGGCCCGGGAAGCGGTATCTTCCTGGCTGGAATCCAGATTGCCTTCTCCCAGGAGCGGTGATGAAGAAGCCGGGTTGCTGGGAAGTATCCGTGTGCTGGATTTATCCGTAGGGGCCGGAGCATTCACCATGGGAATGCTCCGGGAGCTTGTCGCCCGCAGAAAGCTTCTGGAACCGGATTGCCCGGAGCCCGATTTAATCCGCGCCGTTTTGGAAGAGAATATTTACGGAGTGGATGTTTGCGCGGAGGCATTGGAGGTGGCCCGTTTCCGTTTTCGTTGCGCATGGTTGGCCGCCGGAGGAAAGGGGGATTTACGGGATCGCCTGTTGTGCGGGGACAGTCTGGATATGTCTGCGTCCGGCGTCTGGCGTCAGGGTCTTTCAACGGTGATGGAGGAAGGAGGCTTTGACCTGGTGATCGGCAATCCCCCTTTTGTCGGAGAAAAAGGGAACAAGGAATTATTTGACCGTTTGAAATGTTCTTCCCTTGCTTCCTACTGCTCTTCCCGCATGGATTACTGGTACGTGTTTGCCTGTGTGGGGCTGGATGCCCTGAAGCGGGGGGGCGTAATGCATCTGGTCGTTCCCAACAAGTGGATGTCTAATGCGGGAGCCGCCTCTCTCCGCCGCAAGCTGCTGGAAGATTGCGGTTTGCTGCGCCTGTCGGATTTCGGAGCCTGCCGCGTGTTTGAATCCGCCCGCGTCCATACCATGACTGTTCTGGCGGAGAAAAAGGGAGAGGGAGGCGGACGCCTGGTTCCGGAATACCGCCGTTTTGGCGGCTCCTTGAATGACGTGGAATCATTTCTGGAACATGAGCCGTACCGTCGGTTTCCCTTGCCGGAAGATGCCGGAGCGTGCGTCAGGGAAGGTTTGTCCTTCTGCTCTGCAGCAGAGCGGCATCTTCTGGAAAAGATGGATGCCTGCCGGAATTTCAGGCTGGATGCCGCAAAGGAAATGACGCAGGGGATTGTGCCGAATCCTGACGTCGTTTCTTCCCGAGCTCTGGAGAATCTGGCGCCGGAAACAGTGCGGCGGTACGGAATCCGGAGGGGGGATGGGGTATTTGTCTTGCCTCAGGGGTATTTTGGCCTGTTGCCGGAACGGGAGCGGCGTTTTCTCAAACCTCTGTATGAACCTGTCCAGGCAGGGCGGCATGCACTGAAAGCTCCGGAGAAGGTGCTGTTATATCTGACCCCGTCCAACGGAGCGGAGCAGGCCGTTACGCTTTTGCGCCATTTGGAAAAATTCCGTCCCCTGATGGAGGCCCGGCGGGAAACACGCATGGGCCGCATGAAATATTACCATGTGCACTGGCCCCGGCAGGAACGTTTTTTCCGGCCCGGCCCCAAAATTCTGGCTGTCAGGAAGTGTGCCCGTCCAACCTTCTCCTATACGGAAAAGGAAGCTTATGTGATGATGGCATTCAACGTGATACGCTCGGAACGCGTGAGCATGAAATATCTGGCGGCCCTGTTCAATTCGCGCCTGATGCAGTTTTGGTTTCTCCGCCGGGGAAAAATGCAGGGGGATTTTTTCCAGATGGATACCGCCCCTGTCCTCCGGGCTCCCATCCGGGTCCCCGGTCTGTCCCTGCTGCGGGAAGTGGAAGGGCTGGCGGACGCTCTCGCGGCCCGCTATTGCCCGGAAGGGGATGAGCGGATGAATGGGCTGATGGAAGACATTTACGGCCTTTCCCCGCAGGAGCGGGAAATAATTATTCAGGCATGTTCCCCCATGCGGGCCGGGAGGGAAAGCTTGCCGGAGTGA
- a CDS encoding SDR family oxidoreductase: MKDVDFSGSTVVVTGGACGIGRAIAEAFAAAGARVAVLDVKHEETASLLEELPGEGHLCVTGNAGVEEDVRSFAEKVLECFGRVDVLVNNACITRRGILSGCSFEEFNEVLRVGVSAPYLLSLLFRDHFSRGASIVNIASTRASMSQKDTESYSAAKGALTSLTHALAMSLSPFGVRVNSISPGWIDTGVFGVLSPEDAFQHPSGRVGLPEDIVKAVFFLCGSSFVNAENLVIDGGMSRMMVYHGDEGWSFHPEQSDSVPS; this comes from the coding sequence ATGAAGGATGTTGATTTTTCCGGCAGTACCGTGGTGGTGACGGGAGGAGCCTGCGGCATTGGCCGCGCCATTGCGGAAGCTTTCGCTGCGGCGGGAGCCCGGGTGGCGGTTTTGGATGTGAAGCATGAGGAAACGGCCTCCCTGCTGGAGGAATTGCCGGGAGAGGGGCATCTTTGCGTGACGGGCAACGCGGGTGTGGAAGAGGACGTGCGGTCTTTTGCGGAAAAGGTGTTGGAATGTTTTGGCCGTGTGGATGTGCTGGTAAATAATGCGTGCATCACGCGTCGCGGCATTCTTTCCGGCTGTTCCTTCGAGGAATTCAATGAAGTTTTGCGCGTGGGAGTTTCCGCGCCCTATCTGCTGAGCCTTTTATTTCGCGACCATTTTTCCCGCGGCGCTTCCATTGTGAATATTGCTTCCACCCGCGCTTCCATGTCCCAGAAGGATACGGAAAGCTATAGTGCGGCCAAGGGCGCCCTCACTTCTTTAACTCACGCTCTCGCCATGAGCCTTTCCCCTTTCGGCGTTCGTGTGAACAGTATCAGTCCAGGCTGGATTGACACGGGGGTGTTCGGCGTCCTGTCTCCGGAAGATGCTTTTCAGCATCCTTCCGGGCGCGTCGGTTTGCCGGAAGATATCGTGAAGGCCGTTTTCTTTCTATGCGGCTCCAGCTTTGTCAATGCGGAGAATCTGGTCATTGACGGCGGCATGTCCCGTATGATGGTGTACCACGGAGATGAGGGGTGGTCATTCCATCCGGAACAGTCGGACAGCGTTCCCTCCTGA